The following DNA comes from Papaver somniferum cultivar HN1 chromosome 4, ASM357369v1, whole genome shotgun sequence.
TACTGTAAAACCATTATACAAGTAAGAACATTAGACAAGCAAGAATGTCTGACATCCAACATTTCAGTACCTCAAAGCTTTCACCACTATAAGCAACACACATACCCACATGCTAACCAAGCAAAACATATGCAATCTAAAAATTCACAGAGGTAACAAGGTGCAAAGAGATGTAGTGTGTCCCTATTTCACAACCTCCCCTCTAACTTTACAACACATGTGCCCTTAAAACCCTTCCAATCCTAAATTTCCCTCCAATTACCTAACCTCTGACAAAACATTCAATTTGCATTTACACATTATTCTTGCCTTCTAATTTGAAACTTGCATAAATGCTCCTCTTTAATAATAATCATCATCATATTTGTAACACTAAATCCTATGATGGTCAATAACAAAGATTTAAATAACATATATGTACAGAAATCAACCAACAGTTATGACATTGCATCCAACACATGCAAAATTTAATTGACATTGTACTAGTTAGAACCCAATTGCACTCACAGAAGAAAGTTAGAGAATTTTGAAGTTGGATATAGACAGGGTACCCCCAAATTGATGAAACTTAGCTCAATTGGAACAAACAAAAATTTAAGAAGTACTGAACGGCAGACGAAATTTAAAGTTTAAATAAACCCCCACCCACCATTGTTAACTGTTCTATGTAAATTATATTCTATTACAGATTTCAAACTTGgaattttaaatttttaataCTATGAAAGGAAGGACACATAGTAAGATTCATCAAGCCATTGCACAAGGTCTTACTGctagacaaaaaaaaagaagaaaaaacttttgCAGTTCAACGTTTTAAATGGCAGTGAAAACCTCATCGAAAAATAAGATGTGCGGGTGCAGACTTGAGACTGATTCAACAGCAAAAGGGGCGTGGTTGACAAATAAAGCAGAAATTCTAAATACATATTGTCACACACTGAAATCTCTAAAGATTGTAAACTACAAACATGTTTTGCAGCAACCTACAATAAAACGTAGCTACTCGATAAATCTAGTCAGTTAAGTAGTAAAGCAAGTCATGAACAGTGACAAACCTTAAAGAATGAGTGAACTCCAAGAAGACCTGAAATTTGCAGCTGAAACTCAAAACCTAATCACAAAAGCAAGAAAAAAGAATGAATTTAGTATTCAAACAAAGCTGAATAAACCAATATTTATTCCACATTTTAAAGCCCttctaatcaatcaatcaaataaccaATACTTCACTTCAACATTTCAAATCAAAACCTTAGTAATCATTAATCAAATTGGTCATGTTCTGATGTTCCTCCTCCAACAGTAATCACAAATCAAATTACCATAAAAAGAACATCCCATTTAGAAAGTATAATCTTCATCTTTTCATGAACAGAGGATTTGGTTTGTCTTTAAAGAATttcaaaaaaattaataatacaTCCATACAATAACCTTAATTTTATCATACCCTAACTATCAATATTAAGTTATTCTTCGACCTCATATTCTAATTCAGtttaaacccatctcaaatctttcatccatacagaaaccctaatttttgaaacacagaaaccctaatttcataagaaTCGAACATTGAAATCTAACAAATTAAAagagaaattattaacaacatagaGGGGGAGCGAATCAATACCTGATTTGATTGAGTGATTAATAATTATTGGAGAGGGGGAGCGAGACTGAGAAGTGAGACCTGAGAAAGTGAGAAGTTCTCACTGAGAcctgagaagagaagaaaaaaacaaatgggaaatgagttttatcttctcgacTCCTCCTCGACTATACTTGGTATGGGAAAATTACAAGTACCCCCTACActatcggatattaaccaaacAGATAGAGCCCAATCCGATTTCGATATTGTTAAGAGGTAAAATAcgataaaatatccgattccgatatccggtatccgatatgtcggataaaatcctataggatgccgaataatcggaaacggatCTCGAATTTCGGCTATCCATTGCCAGCCCTAGACCTAGATTTATTTCTTGAAAACCTTTTACttttcttcaatagaagatccctaaactgtcttgtgatcaaggagactgatttgtcaagatcttcatccgaaaaatcaccctcagactgatcatcctcagagacataaatatttttacttttatcaagtaacttagtgttcttctgtgctttaaaggcaacatcctttccgattttggatgtatgctcatgatcaaagatctttagctttacaaccaatgtatttctggaaagattatcaaggttattttcctcaacgatgacatacttcttagactcgtatctagatggcagcgatctgagaattttcttcacaaatatccttttcaggaatagtcttacccaatgcaaaagatgcattaacaatttcagacactctgtgattaaactcatcaaatgtgtcttcatcttccatacaaaggttctcccaatcggaattaaggttttgaagcctagcttccttttcactagagtttccttcaaatacggtttctaagatatcccaagcatctttagacctagtgcaatttgacacatggtgctgaagatttggggtaatggcatgtatgatgacattcaaatcttcggaattttgctttgcagcaagtatctctgcaggattatattcaccaatattcttgggaacgtttacatctccaactgccacaacgggagcatcataaccattaacaacatatacccatgattgaaaatcacgcgcttgaagaaaagctcgcatagcaattttccaccataagtaattagagccttcgaagactggtggtacgttaatagagatagcacctctgtccatagagtcagatcgctacaaacacagacttgtaaggtcttgaacgtgtttgcctactctgataccaattgaaaaagcgggggcctaacaagaccacccaatatttcgcttagaaatctgtatggactaactccgaaatactttctagataatcaactagacagtcagactcgatctaagtaaaagtatctcaaggatttaatatgtctctgttgttttgatttactcgagctaataaaaatcagcgagtctttaatcaaacacaaggaataacttggatggtaccaaagactaatatccaaggttcaattaatgacaatcaacaaccaaaggttggattactctaattgatgatctaacgcacaacctgtattatttcaagtataaagataaaacaatataatgcggaaactgaaataacacagacaccagaaattttgttaacgaggaaaccgcaaatgtaaaaaaaacccgggacctaatccagattgaacacacactatattaagctactacagacactagcctactccaagctaacttcggaatgtactgtagttgaatcccaatcagtctcccactgatccaaggtacagttatactccatacgcctctgatcccagtaggatactgcgcacttgattcccttagatgatctcacccacaactaagagtttctacgacccaaaatcacaagctttgataataaacaaatctgtctcacacagtctatcaaaggatcaatctgtctcccacagaaaaaccctaaagtttttgttccgtcttttgataataatctaggtgaacaggaaccaattcataatccggtcttatattcccgaagaacaacctagataaatcaatcacctcacaacaatcttaatcgtatggtagcgaaacaagatgttgcggaatcacaaacaatgagacgaagatatttgtgactactttttatatcttgcctatcagagatattaatctcaagccaatcaatctgattgtactcgtacaatagaagacgcaagatcagatcacacaactacgataaaagtagtatcggtctggcttcacaatcccaatgaagtctttgagtcgttaacctgattttggaagaagaaaaccaaaggttaaaggagaaatgactctagaacgcaaactagtatcacacgtgaagtgtggggattagttttgcacaatactagatgtctcatttatatagtctttcaaatcagggattcgccttggtcacaaagcaaacaatatccaccgttagatgaaaacctgattcagattcaagctaatatttctcaaccgttagatcgaaaacttagcttgttatacacaaatgaaatgcacacttctaggtttgttaaccgtacccaaacgtgtacattgttggttcaacaatagttaaccaaaaggttagccatatgagcatttcataccaaccatattcttcttcaccataactagttcaaatgactcaattgaactagttagagagttgttcaattgcaaggaaatcttatgtactacacaagacacagttgaagcaaagatgatttgattcactcgaatcggttcatgaactttatagccacagtttgcaaattgcattccttactctttataagtttaagttcagaaatcatcttcagatatataaccttcttaagttcgcacactaggttcgcggacttaagcaaccgggcagagtttacaaactccaacagaaaatctcggcaaagactttccaccggttcacggactggtactCAAGCAataagtttgtcaactccagcagaatttctcgggatgaaaaGTTCGGCAGtgcgcggacttggcaacaagccattcttccggtttctcttgatcaacaaagttcgcaaactttggttcaagtgaTAGgagttatgcacatatgtgtttctacaacaatacttatgtccatcattggttatgtaatctaaactctcattccaatcattgaaacattcttagaggacgttatatagttgttacaccatttttcgctaaagcaattttcaaagtgattgaaacatatcatgactttcgccactaggtaaagataaacatggtcgaagcgaaacgcttaccaacacatatttcgagatatagataggcaaggtatactcggctcgaaataccaaatatggataatctaagtctatatatagaatacgactttttgtctcaagaagtaggagatagagtagatagacttttgagtgatagataagttcaagtcttcacatacctttttgtcgacaagttccaccggttccttgagtagttcttcttattgtatgatgaatctccatgaaatccttgagctcagctacactttctatcctagttacttagctatagtagactagaaatcaagacttatagttttgatcactaacattgaaaaacatgcttgagatagcaacgcatgcgagttcgaccgagaaattctctaacatgGGTTATcatgtatatttaaactccttgatgaatgcattttgaaaaagagggggtctaacaacaccacccaatatttcgcttagcaatctgtatggacaaactcgaatatatacttttaagagaatcaacaagactcaatcatttaaaagtatatcaacgagtttatatctctcttcttgatttgatttactcaagcaagaactacgagttctaattaaatacaaagaataacttggattgtaccaaagaccaatatccaaggatcaatcaatgacaatcaacaaccaaaggttggattattctaattgatgatctaaacgcacaacctgtattatttcaattatataaacaaatataatacggaaaaagaaataacacagacaccagaaattttgttaacgaggaaaccgcaaatgcagaaaaaccccgggacctagtccatattgaacacacactgtattaagccgctacagacactagcctactccaagctaacttcggactggactgtagttgaaccccaatcagtctcccactgatccaaggtacagttgtactccctatgcctctgatcccagcaggatactgcgcacttgattcccttagctgatctcacccacaactaagagttgctacgacccaaaatcgcaggctacAATAAACGAATCTGcctcatacagacaagtctatcaaaggatcaatctgtctcccacagataaaccctaaaaggttttgttccgtcttttgataataatcaaggtgaacaggaaccaattgataatcctgtcttatattcccgaagaacagcctagagttacaCTACACCAAAAACACCCTTTTTGTGACTTTTATAAACGTTGCGCATAATTTGTGCAACGTTAATAATTTTTGGCAAAACGGCGTTGCGCATTGGTGTGCAACCGTTGCACAAATTATATTGAGCAACGCATATAAAAGTTGTACAATTGTTAGTGCAACGGtttatttttctaatttgtgCAACGGCTATTTTTAATAGAATAACACTTTTGTGGGACCATTTCATTTTTCTGTCAGTGTTATATTTGTTTGTTTGCAGTTGTATCCGTTGCTCATTTCAGGGAATTTGTGCAACGTATATTATTCCTACTTTATATGCGTTGCAAAATATTTTTCAGGTCAAAAAAAAGTTGTCGCCGGCTTTAATTCCGGCAGATTTCTGCTCCTGAATATAAATTGATTATGCACCTGCATGCATATATCATTCTAGATGAATTAGAATCCCAATTTAGGATGGAACCTCAGTATCATAAAAATCCATCAAGAACGATTCATACATCAACAAAGTAGATAGATGAATTTAATTACCATAAACCCATACAATATTAAACAACTTATGGAAAATCCCAAATGTTATAAACACAAGTTTCTGAATTTGAAACTATGAAAACCCTAACCTTCAGTTGTTACATTCTGAGAAGTTTTTCCCATTCCAAACACTACCACAGGTAGAAGAACATTTACTCAATCCTGCAAAGTACAAGACAGAATTAGAATCCAATTCTGAACTAAAAGAAGCTACCACTTATGTGAAGTATGCATGGCCAATTTTGGGAAAGAACAGGTGAAAGAATTTGGTGTAGAATTTGCTATACATGCAGAGTCAATGTGATCGAATAAAATTCTCAGATAGAATGCTATACTGCAAGAGCAACCCAAGCCTGCTGAAGCTCCACTACTAAATTCTTCGATGAATAGCTGCAGGCAGATGACAACACTTGATCAAATTATAGGAAGAAAAAAACATGTACAGTCAAAGATTGATAAACTAATCCACTTTCAAAGAATTTCATTTGCTCTCACCAGAATTATATATGCGAGACAGGATTTCATGTTCAGAATTAAAGGTTATATTCTACAGAAGTAAGAAAACGCAATCTCTCTATTCAATGAGTGTGCAATGTGAATTCTGACTAAGATTTGGTAAACAACAACGGACCTTGTCTTAAATATGCTATGCAACTTcaggaaaaataaaaaacactACCATAGATGAAGCAAAATTGTAGGTTCCAATATTCCATCCATCTCGAGAATCGTACCTAGCAAAAGTGATATCTGCAGAAGAAGTATATTCTTAAATAGGCTGCAAGACAGCCGAATCCAAATTCGACAAAAATAAGAACTTGGGTACTCAAATGTTTTCATGTCTTGAGATCAGAAGACAACTACCTGTAGGTATAGAATAAGTCGATAGAATATCTTCACTTGCTTTCCTTGCGTTTTTAGTTTGTAGAACAACTACCCTGCACATGGATAGAAAGCTTCTAACCATTAGATATAGTTAAATGAACAAATTAGAGGTGAGAGTTCAATAACCTTATTGTAATCCAACTCGAACGTCAAAAATTCATCATCACAGTTCTGAACAAATTTTCAAGCAAGAACCTATTCATGTTGTATATGAAAATTTTCTTCAACTTTTCCCACATAAAGTTTTTCAAGGTCTTCCATCGATGTCTGAATATTTCTgataaaatagaaatattttTAGAGTTAGAATCTTTTTTTGCAAGGTCAAGATGAAAACAAACATAAAGTTCAGGAGAAAAAGGTTTCAACTCTCATACCCTGTAAGTTCATGCTTCCCGTTGCTATTGCATATCAGTTAATAATCCATATTCCAGGCTTCGAAATTGTCCTCAATCAAAGATAGTTTTAGCTACTCAAAATAATAATTGTTCTCAAAAATAAGATATACGGATTAAAGATgatcaaaagaaagaaaagttgagattaaacCCAGGCAGCAAACAAGTTGTTGCTGTGTAGAACAGGTGCAGGCAAGCTCTTTCAGGATCTCTATCAAGCACTTTGCAGACATCAAAACGGTGATGTCAAGGTAGGTTTCCTTTGTATTTTTCTTCATGCTTATATAGCTTCTTTCTCCTGCAAGTTCGAATAGGATAGATACACCACAATTCCAAACATACACATATTATCCACGCAGCAAAATATCAACCATTCACCAACCCAAAACTATCGGCAACATCTCTATCTAATATCCAGACTAGCTGGTACCCAAATCTTCATATCTTGTAGCCTTCTAAATCACGTCCTACCCTATGCCAAACACACATCATTCAATGCTCACAAGACTATGGATAATAGCTGCACAGACTAGGGCATACTGCTTCAGTTACGGCAACACTTGGTTAGTGATCAGCTTGCGGACCTCCTAGCAGCTCCATATTCCATCCAAGGTTAACTTATGTTCCCTCCATGCCTTCAAAACCAGCTCCAAACTCCGTAAGACAGACCACCTGCACCATGGCAAATAATCCACCGTCTCATGGCAGCAACACAATCTCAAAACTCAACCACAACTCCCGCAAATTCCAGTAACTTTACTTTCATTTACAAACCCATGATATCAATGACATAAACTTCCTTGTCCTTGTCTATCTTGCTCTCTTCTCAACTGAGTTTTAGTAAACTCCATTTGACTGCCACAAGTTTGAATCACAGCTCCCCTATGGACAGCATCACACATCAACTTTAACACACATACCACTTCCTTTTTTGATTTGACTTCACAGAACAAGCTCAAACCAAACTGCACTTTTCAGATTCAAAAACCCATTTCAGCTCAGTTGTCCTTCTCTGTATCGACTGCCAATAACCCTCTTCCTTCTTACCGACTTCTAAGACTCAGCTCAATCCAGTGCAGACACCAGAATATTGCAAGCAGTCACATAAACCATTGCAGCAACAACCCCTGCGGACAGACTGTTGGTTGACAACAAGATGACGATTCAGGCCTTTTATCGAACAGCTGATGTGCCATTCTCATCTTGTTGTAGCATTGAAGTTCTATAGATTTTAAACTCACTCAAACACCTGCAAATTCAATTCACAGTAAACCCATAATTCGGAAACCATTTAACATTCACATGTGTTCACATTTGGTCCTTATTTAACCACCATCAGCACAATTACATTCTATGGTTCAATTAATCTTGAAACTCTAGCAGATGTTCATCACTTTGCACCCAATTCATCCTGCAATATTGAGTTACAACCACCACACAAACTCGAGCTACTGAATCATACCACATTCATATCTTCAACAGCTTCTCTCGACCGATTCTTAACTCCAGCATTTGACCCAAATCTCCATTGAAATCTGTACCCCTTGGTTGGTTTTGAGTGGAGTTGTTGATCTCTGATAAATAACCGTCGAACCCTTGGCTGGTGGCAACAGAACTAGCATAGCAGCTCACTGGTGAAGACCGACCTCCTCCTCTTCTCGCATATTTGGTTTCTAAAGAGACCTGACTTCCTTTTCTTCTCAAAAACACGTGTGACTCCTGGTTCCCTGACAACAAATATCAAGAGAATAAGAACTCTCTTTTAACTCCAAAAACAATGATTGATTCAAATCCTGCAAAGTGAAAGAAAGTATAATTATTATTCAaactcaattgaataattgagaGAATCCAGAGGAAGCATTAAACAGAAAACATAGCAACATGAcaggaagaaaacaaaaagattcAAAATTCCGAGGCACGAATAAATGACTGCTTGTCTATTGGAGGTTTTTAGACATGAAAAAATCATAGTTAACAATGACATGCTTGGAATACCCATAACTACAACCAGACTTATAATTCTTAGGAGTACCCATAACTAAAAAAAATCAGCACTTTGGCTGGTGCAGTAGCTAAGACTTGAAGAGACTCATGAATTGTTTTGGCCTTGCTCAGTGCTTCCCTTCCCAGTACATATCTCTTAGATAACATGGGTTTAACTACATCCTGAGccattaattatttttttgttcattATTAAAGTATATGCATCTAGGTAATCCAGAAGTGTCTGAATTTCTGCAATACTCAAACTTAAACAGCTAACACAGATGGTATGCAGGTGCAGGATTTCACTAATAACAAACAAGGTACCTCGATTCTTAATCAGCACTTCGCAAATCTTCACCGTCTGTAACGAAGTATGGGGAAATTTAACCACCTTCAAATTGCATCCAGAGGTTGTTCTCAGAGCTCTTTGCTTCTTCAAATGTCAGTACACCCTTCATCCATCCTCTACTCATTGCTTCAGCAATCATCTTTCCATAATTCTTAAGTTGTATCTTGCACTAACAGCAGCCAAATCTGCAAGCTCACTCTCCTCATCCTGAATGTGAAAATAGCTGTCAAACTTTACAAGCCTTTGGACTGCTGAAAAGACTTGCATTATTCATAGATAACACCTAAAgaaacataaaatggaaacaaattttgaAACTTTCCTTCAACATTTGACATATCACATGTATCAGCAGTTAAAGGTTGTTATTAACCTGTATGTCAGGAGCCATGTCTTCGATTTCTTCAAATATATGCACAAGTATAAACTATAAATGAATTTCGTATAAATggcaaatcaaaacaaaagaaattatTTAGTAAAACTTGACCGAAAAAATATCAAGATGAGGAATAAAAATAGGAGAGGAAACCTCGGAAAATCTATTAGAGCCAAATCCTATAAGTTTCTTGATGCAACTCTCTTTTCAGCGTCGTTGGGCAAGGAGGAACCTCCTTAGAGCATATCGTATGGTTTTATATACGCCAGATGCTGGC
Coding sequences within:
- the LOC113273099 gene encoding uncharacterized protein LOC113273099: MNLQEIFRHRWKTLKNFMWEKLKKIFIYNMNRVVVLQTKNARKASEDILSTYSIPTDITFARYDSRDGWNIGTYNFASSMLFIEEFSSGASAGLGCSCSIAFYLRILFDHIDSACFEFQLQISGLLGVHSFFKIQKSSTDVDAMMQHAARQSKKIITSLLTLLFSQCYKKTL